TACACCCTCTAATTGCGGCTTCTTCGACAAAAAAAGACAAACTTTGGTCTCAGGCTTGTTGTCACAACCTCTAATTGGTGAATGCTAATTTGCCAAAAGAAAGCTTCCTTTTTTGTACTCTTACCAAGCCAATGAGTTTCTTTTATCATCAAAAATCATCTCTATACATAATGACGGTTGTTCGTTATGTAGGTATGCCACAAACACGGGGTAATACATCGGGATCTAAAGCCTGAAAACTTCTTGTATGATAACCGAGACGAAAACGCTTCTCTAAAAGCTATCGATTTTGGGCTTTCCATCTTCTTTGAACCTGGTATGTATATATTTGATTAGTTCGTCGCTAATCATGTATCGTAAATTGATCTTTTGTCTTCGTGGTAGATCAACGGTTCAAGGAGATAGTAGGAAGCCCATATTACATGGCTCCAGAGGTTCTTAGACGGAATTATGGTGCAGAAATTGATGTTTGGAGTGCTGGTGTCattttatacatattattatGTGGAGTTCCTCCTTTTTGGGCAGGTACATACACCACAATATAGAGGATGAGAAAAAGTTTgttcttattttttatttatggAAGACATTATGGGTGTATATTGCATAATTTCTTATACATGGAGTGTTGCATGTAACTAGCACAGAAACTGAAGAAGGAATTGCAAAGGCGATTATTAAGGGTGAGATAAATTTTCGAAGAGACCCTTGGCCTCGTGTCTCCGATGATGCCAAGAACCTTGTCAAGGGCATGCTAGAACCCGATGCATCCAAACGCCTCACTGCCGAACAAGTCCTCGGTATGCATTTACCTCATGCTTATATGTTCGTACATTCCACTATTCCGTTAAGGGTAGTTTCGTCATTTTCtcgtctatttttttttaaatgtagtGTTCTTTcgtttttcttgttaaatatataCAAGCATAGAGTACAACCACTATTCTTATTAGAACAGATGGGACAAGCCAATCAGCGGAAACCGTCTGGCTAAGTCCATTTTAACCGACCGGTTACCATTCAGACCAGTTGAGCTAGCGAACCGGACTAATGGTTGAATTGGATTTCAaagctttttttattttttcatttcGAGTTCTTGTTTACTAGTTCATATACTAACTTTGCCTTGTATTTTATTTAGTATGGTCTTGGTACATTGTAAACATTCCAAATCCACAGAATACAGCCTAATAGTTAAATTTACCTTTATACCCATAGGAAGCCGGTGGATACAAAATGCGGACAATGTCCCTGATATTCCTTTGGGAGAAAACGTTCGAGCAAAAATCCAACAGTTTTCTCTGATGAACAAGTTCAAAAAGAAAGTCATCAGGGTAAGTTCTTTGATCATTTTAATCGTTAGAATTCAGACTATTTGAAATTAATTTGACTCTTTGTATCCAATCAATCTAGCTGGTAGCGGAAAATTTGCCCAATGAACAGATAGACGGGTTAAAAAAGATGTTTCACGACATGGATAGAGACAAGAATGGTGCACTCACTTTCCAAGAGCTCAAAGATGGTCTAACCTCAATCAGCGACCAACCCGTCGGAGATCCCGATATTCAAATGTTCATGGAAGCGGTGAGTACATCCTTTAGAGGAACAGTTTCGACCCATTTTACCAAGATCATGATttatagttgtttttttttttttttttgggcaaTAGGCTGATCTTGATCATAACGGGGTGCTAAACTGTGAGGAGTTTATGACAATTGTGGTGCATCTAAAAAAGATTAGTAACGAAGAACAACTTCGTAAAGCTTTCCACCATTTTGACAAGAACCACAACGGGTACATTGAGTTCGATGAGTTGAAAGAATGTTTGTTCGACGGGAACATGGATCCACACAACGAAAAGATGGTCCACGAAATCATAGTTGATGCCGATCTAGATAAGGTTCGACTTCAAATCATGTCAAAGGAGTAATTTCAATGTGAAAAAGATAGGGACTATCACAAGAATCGATATATAACTAAAGATTAACATTATAGCCCTTGACAATTATGCCAAGTGAGTGCATGGGATTCTTGTGCCTCTTTAGCACATGGTTTCGTGGTTAATGGCCAATCTGGTTTAAAAAAATCAAAGGCTAGTTTTGTgatttaggggttgtttggtaacGTCTGAATGGAtaagtgttgaactagtaagaggtctaaaGCATTAAGTGTTGAGCCACTAAAAGGTTTGATCCATTAAGAAccagtataatacttaaccatttaGAAGCAAATGTCATACCAATTCAGATAAGAtgtcttaatcattcagactcGGTATAATGCtttaccattcagaggcaaatgtctgaaccattaagaacctttcagacatttgctcgcgaaacaaacagtctgaaccattaagtgttgaaccagtaagagttctgaaccattaagaacccATTTAGAGcttaaacaaacagccccttagactGTCAATGAGGTCGTTTTTGTGATTTTCCCCAAAATGGAAacattttacaagtttaactatcttgttgttgttgtaatgTAGGATGGACGGATCAGTTACCCGGAATTTTCAGCCATGATGACAACAGGAATGGATTGGAAAATGGCTTCTAGACAGTATTCAAGAGCAATGCTTAATGCAATTAGCATGAAGATGTTTAAAGATCAATCTGTATCATCAGTAACATGAATGGGTTATGTCTTCGTGTGGTATATATGTGTAATGTGATGGAAAACAGCTTAAAACAAGGCAAACCCTTCTTCGACGAATCCGAAACAAGGATGCTATTTAGGTTGTCGTGCGGTTAAAGTCTTGCCTCAATGTGAAAAATGCAGAAGAGACTGTAAAACAGTACCTCAAATGCATATAAGCTTTTAGTTAGTTCCTCCTATTTTATCTCTCTTTTTTTTGTAGATGGGTTGTTCTcacaagttttttttatataaccaGATTTGTAGGTTAATAAAAATAGAATTCAAGTGAAAGATAACACATGATATGATGAAATTAACAATTCAAAAGTTCCAAGGAGACAGACTCAAAAAGAtataggtagcgtttggtatgaaggaatggaaggtggaatggaatggatcattctgatggaatgaaaagaaacatgtttagttataATGTGGTAATAGAATGGAGCATTCCAAAGGAATGTAAatccttccaaatataataatttccaTTCCTTTGTATGTAGATGTTTTATTTCCATTCCTTCAAAgaatggaaagaaatatgttgttattattattattattattattattattattattattattattattattatatttatacttatacttttatttgtatttatatttatatttatatttattaatattcatactaatattaatatatatcaaaaatctattattattttttatcattaatatattattgttattgagtcaattatatttttgtcgtttttaatacagttgtgtttcgttacttcatctttttttgtttatcaaattgtacaaagtaatgattcattctattcacatatgagtaaccaaacatcacaatggaatggaatgatccatttcattctgttgtccattccattacctcgtccatttcaTTCTCTCATCTATTTCATTACCCAATAACAAACAGACCCATGGTTTAGTCTAGAATTATCACGTCACACTTTTATGTTATCATCACATCCATAAGAAAAATGAGATATTGCAACCGTTAACGTCACAAAACTGCTATTCAACAGACTATATATATCTCTATACTACCTTATGAATGAACTTTTGTGGGCAAGAATGTAATTTTATTTCAATTTTAAGACATAGATAACAATGTAATTTAACTTCAATTTTAAGACACTTAAGAATATCTATACTACATTTGGATGAGAAAAGAAACGTGGACAAAAGAAATAACTGTAAAAAGAGGTCTTGGCTTTCCCAAAGAATTCATTAAATCGATTGTTTCTTTTATCTCATATTAATGAAGAAAAACATACTCCATAAAGTGGACACGTAACCAAAACTATAATTGAAATATTTGGTTATCTATCTTTAAAAACTGGCTAGCTTCGGTTAGAAGCGGTTCGATTAAAATTTTATGTTATCAAAATATTTTTAGTGAAATATAAAGTAACGAGTTGACATTAATCCGTGCGTTGTGGCGGGGCGTTAATTATGAATATCTTTAATAGGGGTGTTCACGATCTGATTTTGACGGTTTTAGTTAAAACCGTGATTAGCCAAACCATTGATAATGGTTTTCTACCAAAAAAACCTGAAACCGAACTGTATAAAActaaaaccgaaccaaaccaaatCGTTAGTAATGGTTTGGCTCTGATTAGTTATACGGTTTTACATTTCCGACTACGCTTCTAATTTTCATGTATAATAATATGATTGTGGGTCCAAAAACTTGAAGACAGAAAGCATACAAGGCTAACTATTACATAAATTAAAATTATTGTtaacaaaatccaaaaaaaatataATCCATACAAAAAGCAGTAGACGTCCATTAGTTTATTATAACAGGTGTGTTTGCATTTTTTTATATGGTTATTCCAAACTAATACGTATACAAACAAAAAAAGGATTTCATCAAATTCAAAAGAACGAAGATGAAGAAAGTCATTATATTGGGTTTCTATACAACATATCATATCTTGTGACGGTGAAGACTAAAGGAACATAGATTTTAATATATGTGTTTATTAGATATGCTTTAACAGAAACAAATCGTAACCACTTTATTTGTTACATACGTATTAATATAaacaatataaaaaataaaatgtcaaataATAAATAGCTATTGTGGATCAAAAATCATCTTTCAAGTTTAGTAACTATAAAATAGTAAATAAAACACCATGATTCTATCAACAACCACCGGTCCACCGCTTCAACCCTAATCAATTTCATCCGGTTTACCTAAATTCCTTTCTGACTCCATTTTCCATTCGTAAATTGAAACCATCCTTTATAGAAGTTATCAGACAAGTTCTACATCATGGTAACATCTCTAAGATATTGAGTTTTCCATGTTTATCTCTTTATTTCCTTCTTGAATATACAGAGCGATGTTGGGGTTCTTTTGTCGTTATTTATCAATTTTGACTCGCCACAAATCGATAGATTATTGTTTGCGATTGGTTGGATGTTCATCACTGGTCGATGATTACAAAGAATGAATTGGTTTAAGGGATACATGTTGATTAAGGGTTTGTTCAGTGATTTTGGGATACATGTTTTAAATGTTTGTTCAAAATCAGTCCGGTAAACCGTTAAATCATATTAGCTGATGTATGATGCTTACAAAATTTATTTTCGATTCCAAAGTGTTGTTTTGAACAAAACAGCGGATAGAGAAGTGAAGGAGTTAGAGAAGCGATGTGAAGGAGATACATAGGGATGCAAGATTGTACAGATAAGATTAAGAACGTACCTTTATGTCAAACGCGGAAGTTTTGGATCAAAGATTTTGAAGGCTGGGAGAAAATGGGGATGGCAAGATTGGGCGGTTGGGATGTGGGAAGAGGGAAACGGTGTTGTTAACAGATGACGTTATAGGGTTTATGTAGTGTAACTGTAAATTGTTGGTGAATCGGTGATTAAAAAAAGGAAACGTCACAACGGTTCCGTCAAAAAATGATATATTAACGAAGAGACGCAAGTTGTTTTTTGTATAAGAGATTAATTATTCGTACCATTTTCATAAAATAGATGACTCattgttaaaaaaaatcataaaagtaaaatatgtttcttttttaaaaaaaggGCGGAATTATATAAAAACCTTAAGCAAGGCGCTCAAGCATAGTACAAACAAggaaaaagataaacaaaaaaAAGAAGGAAAGAAATACAATTACATTAGATACTAAAAGTCCTCCAATTCTCCCATGTTATATTCCAAATTCCTACCCGATTCCTTACCCAGGTGTATGAGATAGCTTTAATATAACTGAGCAATTTTTCGATTTCAGAAGATTTACTTCTGAAGATGACTGCATTCCAACAACACCAATTAATACCGACTAAAGCATatatttcataaaaatttcattAAATTTTGCACATGCATATTTAGAAttcaacataaataaataaataaataaaaatgcaGACAACACCTAAATTTACAATTGCGGTATTTCTTTCTAATTGGATAAAATTCTACAATtgttactctttttttttttttttcatttttcgttTTCTTTAACTTAATTTTCGTGTTAGGACATACAAATTATAAATCTAAAGTATTTAATTATGCTTTCCGTAAGTCATCTAAAAGTTTCTTAGCTatctatatatatttttcatataaaaaactAAATTTCTTTAACATAAAAAGATAGTAAAAGGGCATTACTACCTCTGACCTcttacattaaaaaaaaaaaaaaaaaaaaaaaaaaaaaaaaaaacaaacaaaactaaatTTCATCACAAATAAAGTGTCCCCAACCGGTTTGTTGATTCACAAATAAGAAGAGGCGGCAGAGGAAGCTTTGACATGCAAAGAAGGGAATGTGGTTGGTGGTAACCGATTACAACTTAAATGTCTCAAAATTGCATCTTCTTTTTGCTTAGAATAAAGGGTATGGAGAGCTCCATCCTTATGAGAATGGGTCATTACATAGGCGTCACATCACCATCCCATGGAGGATAAGTCTCCTTCACTTTTGAGGGGG
Above is a window of Helianthus annuus cultivar XRQ/B chromosome 14, HanXRQr2.0-SUNRISE, whole genome shotgun sequence DNA encoding:
- the LOC110885016 gene encoding calcium-dependent protein kinase 24 encodes the protein MGGCMSVVNKKLIKKHKNYAKHIAPIDHDHQTTKHHKGCKKYRRPVHVLQDSSGSDIFRRYRFGKELGRGEFGVTYACQDKENGDNVACKKISKSRLRTEIDIEDVRREVEIMRHLPMHPNIVRYKDVFEDKEAIYLVMELCQGGELFDRIVAKGHYTERAAALVTKTIVEVVQVCHKHGVIHRDLKPENFLYDNRDENASLKAIDFGLSIFFEPDQRFKEIVGSPYYMAPEVLRRNYGAEIDVWSAGVILYILLCGVPPFWAETEEGIAKAIIKGEINFRRDPWPRVSDDAKNLVKGMLEPDASKRLTAEQVLGSRWIQNADNVPDIPLGENVRAKIQQFSLMNKFKKKVIRLVAENLPNEQIDGLKKMFHDMDRDKNGALTFQELKDGLTSISDQPVGDPDIQMFMEAADLDHNGVLNCEEFMTIVVHLKKISNEEQLRKAFHHFDKNHNGYIEFDELKECLFDGNMDPHNEKMVHEIIVDADLDKDGRISYPEFSAMMTTGMDWKMASRQYSRAMLNAISMKMFKDQSVSSVT